A DNA window from Calliphora vicina chromosome 1, idCalVici1.1, whole genome shotgun sequence contains the following coding sequences:
- the LOC135949305 gene encoding thiamine transporter 2-like: MGWLKISCLLCVFGFVREIRPSEPYITEFLAGPWRNVTEEQLNRQVYPMGTYSYLAQLVVVFLITDFLLYKPLIITIGVTGIIIWSMLLWTTSLEALMTLEFFYGTYMAAEVAYYTYIYAKVDKKHYPKVTSHTRAAMFAGKLVASISSQLLLTFNVMDYRDLNYITLATQILAALWAFVLPKVDRSLYFHRKAYVSEKPTEITPPTQSIENCNADDEKSDKLLLSTPTKLLWAHFSSAYTNIKVLQWSLWYAVGLCGYLQVTSYVQLLWKDIEPRPDIAWNGAVDAIFTALAALFALGAGYIHGGRLKSRASLVVLAVLSALEGGAILLCCWTDNIFVSYTGYILFGALYAFTITVAGAEVARYLEEDSFGLVFGINTTIALVFQTILTLVVISESGFALSPKGQFTVYAFYFISVGILYFIFVLFDYFLSKRSKRISDFSVEQE; encoded by the exons ATGGGTTGGCTAAAGATCTCGTGCCTGTTATGTGTTTTCGGGTTTGTGCGTGAAATACGACCTTCAGAACCGTATATTACAGAATTTTTGGCTGGACCATGGCGCAATGTAACAGAAGAGCag ttGAATCGTCAAGTATATCCTATGGGTACTTATTCATATTTGGCACAGTTGGTTGTAGTGTTCCTGATAACAGATTTTTTACT TTATAAACCATTGATAATAACAATTGGTGTTACGGGCATTATAATATGGAGCATGTTACTATGGACTACCTCACTGGAGGCTTTGATGACTCTGGAATTTTTCTATGGTACTTATATGGCAGCTGAAGTAGCATATTATACCTATATTTATGCAAAAGTCGATAAAAAACATTATCCAAAAGTAACGTCACACACGAGAGCAGCCATGTTTGCGGGCAAACTGGTGGCCAGTATATCGTCacaattattattaacttttaATGTAATGGATTATCGTGATCTTAATTATATAACTTTGGCAA ctcaAATTTTAGCAGCATTATGGGCGTTTGTTTTGCCCAAGGTAGATAGAAGTCTATATTTTCATCGTAAGGCTTATGTAAGTGAAAAGCCCACCGAAATTACACCTCCCACACAATCCATAGAAAATTGTAATGCGGATGATGAGAAATCGGATAAGTTACTGCTGTCTACACCCACAAAACTGCTATGGGCTCATTTTAGTAGTGCTTATACAAATATCAAGGTTTTGCAATGGTCTCTTTGGTATGCTGTGGGTTTGTGTGGCTATTTGCAAGTAACATCTTATGTACAGTTGCTGTGGAAGGATATAGAACCCAGACCGGAT ATTGCCTGGAATGGTGCTGTGGATGCAATTTTTACAGCATTGGCTGCCTTGTTTGCCTTAGGAGCTGGTTATATACATGGTGGCCGTTTGAAGTCACGCGCTAGTCTGGTAGTATTGGCTGTTTTGTCCGCTCTCGAAGGAGGAGCCATATTATTATGCTGCTGGACAGACAATATCTTTGTTTCCTATACAGGTTACATACTTTTTGGAGCCTTATATGCCTTTACTATAACAGTGGCAGG AGCTGAGGTGGCCCGTTATTTAGAAGAAGATAGTTTTGGTTTAGTATTTGGTATTAATACTACAATTGCGCTTGTTTTCCAGACTATCTTAACTCTGGTTGTTATATCAGAATCTGGTTTTGCTTTATCACCCAAAGGGCAGTTTACAGTTTatgctttttattttatttccgttggtattttgtattttattttcgttCTATTTGATTACTTTTTATCAAAAAGATCGAAGAGAATTAGTGATTTTAGTGTAGAACAAGAATag